CGTTCAACATCTGGAATCTGCAGACTCGCGAATACGTCGCGATCGCCCGCGACTGGCGGTCGGCGAGCCGCCTGCGCGACCGGCTGGGGTACGTCTTCGGGCCGCCGGGTTGGACGCCGCGCTTCGCGGGCCGGTCCGCCGACGCCGCCCCGTTGGTCACGCCGGGGTAACGCCAGCGCCGTCAAGTGCGAAAAGATCAACGAGGGGTGAGATCAAGTCGTAACGTCACCCTTCGGGTCAGCATTTTCCCCGACGGATCGGAGCTCATGGTGCACCGCCTGGTAATGCGCGCATTCGCAGCGTCGGTTTCCGTCGTGGTGCTCGCCTCCTGGCTGCCACCTGTGGCGAAAGCGGACCCGCCGCTGGTTTTCCCGGGCATGGAGATCCACCAGGACAACCTCGTCTGCACGCTGGGCTACGTCGACCCGGCCCTGAAAATCGCGTTCACCGCCGGGCACTGCCGGGGCGGGGGACCCGTTTACGACAGGGAGCACAACGTCATCGGCCGGCTCGCGACGTTCCGGGACAACACCCCCAGCGGCACCACCGTGGCCACCGACCAGTTGATCGCCGACTACGAGGCCATAGTGCTGGACGACGGCGTCACCGCGAGCAACATCCTGCCGGGCGGACGGCGACTGGAGTCGAACCCGTCCGTGGCGCTGCAGCCCGGCGAGGCGGTCTGCCATTTCGGCGTCATCACGGGTGAGACCTGCGGAACCGTGGAGAGCGTCAACAACGGGTGGTTCACCATGTCGCACGGCGTCCAGAGCGGCAGGGGCGATTCCGGGGGACCGGTGTACCTGGCGCCCAATGGCGGCCCGGGGCAGATCGTCGGGATTTTCAACAGCGTCTGGGGCGATCTGCCCGCGGCGGTGTCGTGGCGGGCCGCCTCCGACCAGGTCCGCCAGGACCTCGGGGCGACGACCAACCCTGGGTGACGACGCTCACCGGGTGAGCGCGAACACCGGGATCGTGGGCGCCGCGGCCAGTAGCTGCTCATCGCTGGAGTCGGGCGTCAACCCGCCCACGTAGTCCTTGACCTGCCAGTACCACCTGGCCAAATACCGCCTCAACAGCTCCGGTTTGGCCGCCTCGTCCACCTCGCTCACGTGAGCGCGTCGACGGTGCCAGCGCGGACCCAGCTCGACGACGCCCGCCGCCCTGACGTTGCGCGCCCACTGGGTGTTACCGCGCGGGGAGACGAGATAGTCCACGCCGTCGACGGTCAGCAGGTTGACCACCACCGCGCGCTGCCTTCCGGTCTTGCGGCCGCGGACGCGCAGCGCCCGGGTGCCCGCGATGCTGATCCCCAGCTCGGCGAGCCAACGGATCGCCGTGTTGGCGGCCCGGGCCGCCCGGTTGGGTCGTTCGTAGCGCGCGGCCATGGTGCGTCCTCCCGGATATTTGAGAGCGGTGCTCTCTTCAGCCGCCACGCTCCCACAGCGCCCACCAAAAAGCAAGAGCGGTGATCTCGGTTGTGTCAGACTGGCCGCGTGGGCAAACGCCAGGAGTCGCGGGAGCAGGTCGAGGCGCGAATCGTCGAACTCGGCCGCCGCCAGCTGGCGGAGCGTGGTGCCGCCGGGTTGTCGGTGCGTGCGATCGCCCGAGACCTGGGCATGGTGTCCTCGGCCGTGTACCGGTACGTGTCCAGCCGCGACGAGCTGCTGACCTTGTTGCTGGTCGACGCCTATTCCGAGCTGGCCGACGTCGTGGACCGGGCCAGGGAGACCCTGGGTGACCAGTGGAGTGACGACGTCACCGCCATCGCGCGGGCGACGCGGCGGTGGGCCATCGCCCACCCGGCCCTCTGGGCCCTGCTGTACGGCAGCCCCGTTCCCGGCTATCACGCACCGCCCGAGCGCACGGTCGCGGTCGGCACCCGTGTCGTGGGGGCCCTCTTCGACGCCGTGGCCGCCGGGATTGCCACCGGAGACATCCGCTTGACCAACGACGTTGCCCCGCAACCGATGTCGTCCGACTTCGAACGTATTCGCCAGGAATTCGGCTTTCCCGGCGACGATCAGGTCATCACCAAGTGCTTCGTGCTGTGGGCGGGGGTGCTGGGCGCCATCAGCCTCGAGGTGTTCGGGCAATACGGCGCCGACACCCTGACCGACCCCGGGGCGGTGTTCGACGCGCAGCTCCGCCTGCTGGTAGACGTGCTGAGCCAGCACTGACCCGCCGGAATTAGAACGTGTTCATCGCGCTTTTCCGGGCTTCAAGCGCCCGATTGCGGCAAAGCCTTTCGGGCCCTTTCTGGCGACCGGCGGACTGGGCTATCCTGCGAGACGATGAGCCTTCCCGTTCAATCGCCGACGCAGATCGCATGGGTTACCCCGGACCTGGATGCCACGGAAACGGCCCTCACCGGCCTGTTAGGCGTTCGGAAGTGGGTGCGGATACCCGACGTGCACTTTGCTCCGGAAACCTGCAGCTACCGTGGCAAGCCGGCCGATTTCGTCGCCAGCATCTCCCTGAGCTATCTCGGCGACATGCAGTTGGAGCTGATCTCGCCGGTCCGCGGACAGAACATCTATAGTGACTTTTTGCGGGAATCGGGGCCGGGTTTGCACCACATCTGCATCGAGGCGCACAGCCCGGAGCGATTCGACGCGGCGTTGTCCGAGGCCGCTGGCCAAGGCGCCGCGGTCGTGCAGCAGGGCGTGATGCCCGGCGGAATTCACTTCGCCTACGTGTCAGCGCCGCAGGCGGGAGTGCCTTTCGTGGAGATCGCGTATATCTCGCCTGAGATGAGGGCGTTTTACGACTACATCAAACAGGAGCAGCGGTGAGCACCGAGATACCAGCAACGGTCGATGCGGACGCGGTGACGTCCTGGTCGGACGACGTCGACGTGGTCGTGATCGGTTTCGGCATCGGCGGTGGCTGCGCGGCGGTCAGCGCGGCGGCCGCGGGCGCGCGGGTGCTGGTGCTCGAGCGCGCCGCCGCGGCGGGCGGCACCACTTCGCTTGCCGGGGGCCACTTCTACCTCGGCGGCGGAACCGCCGTCCAGCAGGCGACCGGTCAGTCCGACTCGCCCGAGGAGATGTACAAGTACCTGGTCGCGGTGTCGCGGCAGCCAGACGACGCCAAGATACGTGCCTACTGCGACGGCAGCGTTGAGCATTTCGATTGGCTGGAAGACTTGGGTTTTCAGTTCGAGCGCAGCTACTTCCCGGGCAAGGCGGTGATCCAGCCCAACACCGAGGGATTGATGTTCACCGGCAACGAGAAGGTGTGGCCCTTCTTGGAGCAAGCCGTGCCCGCGCCGCGCGGCCACAAGGTGCCCGTACCCGGCGACACCGGCGGCGCCAGCATGGTGATCGACCTGCTCCTCAAGCGTGCCGCAAGCCTGGGCGTGCAGGTCCGGTACGAGACGGGCGCCACCCAGCTCATCGTGGACGGCTCGGGTGCGGTGACGGGCGTGATGTGGAAGCGCTTCTCCGAAACCGGTGCGATCAAGGCAAAGTCCGTCATCATCGCCGCCGGGGGATTCGTGATGAATCCGGACATGGTAGCCAAGTACACGCCGAAACTCGCCGAGAAGCCGTTCGTGCTCGGCAACACGTATGACGACGGCCTGGGCATCCGGATGGGCGTATCGGCCGGCGGTGCCACCCAGCACATGGACCAGATCTTCATCACGGCCCCGCCCTACCCGCCGTCGATCCTGCTCACCGGGATCATCGTCAACAAGCTCGGGAAGCGGTTCGTCGCCGAAGACTCCTACCATTCCCGGACCGCCGGTTTCATCATGGATCAGCCGGACAGCGCGGCGTTCCTGATCGTCGACGAGGCTCACCTCGAGCACCCCAAGATGCCGCTGGTCCCGCTGATCGACGGCTGGGAGACCGTGCCCGAGATGGAAGCCGCGCTCGGCATTCCGGAGGGCAACCTGGTGGCGACGCTGGACCGCTACAACACCTACGCCGCGCGCGGTGAGGACCCCGATTTTCACAAGCAGCCGGAATTCCTTGCGCCGCAAGACAAAGGGCCGTGGGGCGCGTTCGACATGTCGCTGGGCAAGGCGATGTATGCCGGGTTCACGGTCGGCGGGCTGGCCACGTCCGTGGACGGGCAGGTGCTGCGCGAAGACGGCACGGCGGTGCCCGGCCTGTATGCGGTGGGGGCGTGCGCGTCCAACATCGCCCAGGACGGCAAGGGCTACGCCAGCGGCACGCAGCTTGGGGAAGGCTCGTTCTTCGGCCGCCGCGCCGGAGCGCACGCGGCCCGACGGGCCGGGGGCGCGCAGACGCGCTAGAACACAGTGCCGGAGCGCTAAGGCGATCGCCTGAACGCCACGACCGACTCCAAAAGTTCACGATAGTGTTCAAGCGGCGGGACGAGCCGGTTTGGGACTTTTGCCGAGTCATCCCAGCGGCGCAGGCGGCAGGCCTTGTCTGCGTAACGTAGCCGGCGGAATCTGGCGACTTCCTCGGCATTCATCGGTCCGCCCTGTACCCGCAGACTTTGCACGGAGGCACGGGAAAGACCGGCAGCATAGGAGGGGTCGGTCGCGACCAGGTAGCGCTTTGCGGCGACGTGCAGTGCGATAGGCGCAGTCACGGCCGGGGGGAACCAGCGGCCGAGGATGGTCGCGGCGACGACTTGGTGTTTCTCGTCGTCGTCCAGGAAGTCGTGGTTGCCGTTGTGCTCATCGACCACGAGATGGCCGATGTCATGCAGCAGGGCCGCGATCGTCATTGTGGCGTCGGCATTTTCGGCATCGGCGAGGGCGGCGGATTGGGTTGCATGCTCGGTCTGGGTTACCGGGTCGTCATAGTTGCTGCCGCCGCGCTCGGCGAAGAGGGCGAAGATGCTGTCGGCTACTTCGGTGACCGTCGTAGGGCTCGTCAGCGGCCACCGAAATCTGGTGCTCATTTGTCGTGCACGGTGGGGGAGATGCCGCGAAAGTGACCGATGAGGCTAATTCGCTGCGTGTTGCCGGTCGCGGCCGCGGAGAGGGTGGCCCGTTTGTCGCGGTAGTAGACCTCGTGCAGGTCACCTAGTGACGCGGCGTTGTAAGTGAGGTATAAAGCGCGGCGCGAGGTGGGCGATGTATTGGGACTGCTGCGGTGTGGCGTGTGGCTGTGAAACCACACCAGGGAACCGGCCCGCACCGGAAGGGGTTGCCATTGCAGCGCTTTGGCGATATCGGGGCGAATGCAGCCGTCCCCATCGGTGGCAAGTAGTTCGTGGTGCCTACCGCTGACGAATTCGAGGCATCCATTCTCGGCTGTGGAATCATCCACGGCGAGAAGGCAACTGACGCTTACGGTGACGTGGGGATAGGCGGGAGCATCCTGGTGGGCGGCAAACCCCGCCCCGCCGGGATTTTTGTAGTTGATCTTCTCCTTGTAGAGGACCACGGGTTCCCCGAGGAGCTGGCTGGCCATCGCCGGAATAGCGCCCGTCGTCAGCAGAGCCCGCAGACCATCGTGGAAGGGTGAGAAGTTCTCCGTGCGAGCCCGCCGCACTCCACAGCTCGTCTGCTCATCATGCTGTAGCCAGCCAGCCCCGCGCCCGTCTGGCCATCGCTCCACATCACAAACCCACCGGCGCACGCGGTTCACGTCCTCAGTGGACAGGAAGCCGGCTACCGCCACGTAGCCATCACATCTGAATGCGTCGATCTCGCCCGGTGAAAGGCCGCGTTCCAGTGCGGGAGTCCCGGTGGTGCTTCTGCTCGTTGTCGACATGGCTCCCTTCCAGCCGTTCACATCCTGCCCGGAACGTTACAGTCGCTGAAATTCAGTTTCAATCTGTTCTGGCTTGAAGGAGAAAATATCCATCCGCTATTAATGCAGAGTTTGGAAGATTGTTTCATCGGCTCCGTATGGTCGCCGCATGACGCAGACCCAAAGCCACCCCGCCGACGCACCAGGAGTGATCGACGTCCTGGATCGATCGCGATTTCAACGCTTTCACTACAAGGCAATCGTCGTCTCCGGGGCGGGGTTTTTCACCGACGCCTACGACCTGACGGTGATCGGTACCGCCTTGCTGCTGATCAAACCGGAATGGGGACTGACCACCGGCCAGGTAGCGCTGGTGGGCAGCACCGCATTGATCGCCTCGGCGATCGGGGCGATGTTGTGGGGCAGGATGGCCGACCTAGTCGGCCGCAAGAGTATGTACGGGCTGGCTGCCTGGTTGATGACCGTCGCGGCGATCGCATCGGGATTGTCGCCAAGTTATCTCTGGCTCCTGGTGTTCCGATTCATCCTCGGGCTAGCCATCGGTGGGGACTATCCGGTGTCGGGCGTCATCATGACCGAGTTTGCGAACGTCCGCGATCGTGGCCGGATGGTTGCGCTGATGTTCTTCAGCTACGTGCTGGGCGCCATCGCCGGCCCCACGGTCGCTTTGCTTCTTCTGGCCGCCGGGCTAGAGCATTCATTGACCTGGCGGTTATTGCTTGGGCTGGGCGCCATCCCGTCACTGCTGGCGCTCTATGCGCGCAGCAAAGCGCCGGAGTCGCTACGGTTCCTCGTGGACATCGACGAGGCGCAGGCCGCCGCGGATTTGACGACGTTCACCGGAACCGCAGCGGTCGCCACCGGCAGGCCCCCCATCCGGAAGAGTATGCGGCAATGCCTGGCGGCCCCCGGCGTGTGGCGAGCCGTGCTCATGACAGCCGGCGTGTGGTTTCTGTTCGACGTCGCCTATTACGGCAACACGATTAGCGCGCCGCTGTTGGTCAAAAGCGTTGCGCCCCATTCCTCGACGACCGCCACGGTCGCGACCAATCTCGTTTTGTATGCGGCCTTTACGGTCCCTGCCTTCGGCGCCGCGATCTGGGCGATCGACAAGATCGGCCACATCAGACTGCAGGTGGTCGGGTTGGTCGGCATGGCAACGGGATTCGCCGCGATTGCGTTGGTGCCGGAGATCAGAAACAGCGTCGGCCTATTCATCGCCGCATACGGTGTCAGTAGCTTCTTCATGTGGTTCGGGCCAGGTGTAACAACGATGTTGCTCGCCGCCGAGCTGTTTCAGACATCCATTCGCGCCACTGCGCATGGATTCGCCGCCGGCACAGCCAAGCTCGGGGCGTTCGTGGGGGCGATCACGTTCCCACCAATGCTCGCGGCTTGGGGCTTGCACGGCACCGAACTCGTCGCCGCGGCGTGCTGCCTGGCAGGCGTCGCACTGTCATTGTTAGTGCGCGAACCTCGCGGGCGATCACTCGAGGACATCACCTCAACGCAGCCGGTCGAACGCCATCGGGACGCCCTTGGCATGACGGTAGCTCCATCCGAGATGCCCGCCGTGCCATGATTCAATTCATGACGAGCGCCGATTCCCGTCCTCCAACAGGATCGGTGGTCGCCCACATCCGCGCAGCGCTGCCCAACCTGACCCCGCGTGCCCGGACAATTGGGCAAGCGGTCCTTGATGATCCGCGCGCGGTCGTCCACTTGACGGTCAGCGACCTGGCGGAGCGCACCGCCACCTCGGTGGCCTCGGTGGTCCGATTCTGTCAGGATGTCGGCCTGCGTGGTTATGCAGACCTGAAGATTCGGCTGGCCGCCGACACCCTTCCCGCCGTAGAAACCCTGCATGACGGGATCAGCCCGACCGACGACGCATCCACAGTCTTAAAGAAGGTGCTGGCCGACTCGCAGGCGGCTGTCGCCGGAGCCGCCGAAACCATCGATAGCGAAAGGTTCGAATCCGCGGTCGCCGCCCTTGTCGAGACATCTCATGTGCTCTGCGTCGGCGTCGGGACGTCCGCGCCGTTGGCCCAGGATGCCGGATATCGCTTGCGCACAATCGGTTTAAGCGCCGAAGCGCCTGCAGATGGGCACGTTCAGCACGTTGCGGCGCGATTGCTCAGCCCCAGCGCGGTGTGCCTGTGCTTCAGCCACACCGGCCAAACCAGCGAATCGCTGATGGCGGTGGAAGCGGCCAAGGATGCCGGCGCGACCACGATTGCGATTACCAGTTTCTACCGCTCGCCGCTGAGCGCACTCTGCGACATCGTCCTGGTGGCCGGGGCCAAAGAGACCGACTTCCGCATCGAAGCCGTCACCAGCCGGATTGCTCACATCGCGGTGTTCGATGCCCTGCACGCCGCGGTGTTCCTGAAGACATTGCAACGAGCGGGTGACGCACAGCGTCTCAGCGCGGAAGCCCTAACGCGGCACCGTATTTAGGCATTTCTAGACCTGCGCGGGCTCGTTCTGCACCGGGCCCAGCCGCCATTGGCCGCGGCCCAGCAATTCGAGCTCTTGTTCGTGGTGCTGCTCGACGGTGTGTCGATGGCTGACGCTGACCACCACGCAATCCGGCAGTTCGGCACGGAGCAGTTGGTAGAGCGCGAATTCCAGCCCCTCGTCGAGCGCCGAGGTGGATTCGTCGAGGAAGACCGCCTGCGGTTTGGTGAGCAGGATGCGCGCAAACGCGACACGTTGCTGCTCTCCCGGCGAGAGCACCTTGGCCCAGTCCGCCTCCTCGTCGAGCCGCTCGATCAGCGGCGCCAACGCAACCTTGGTGAGCACGTCCCGCAGTTGACCATCGGAGACATTGTCCGGCGAGCTCGGGTAGCACACCACGGTGCGCAGACTGCCCAGCGGCACATACGGCAACTGCGACAAGAACATCGTCGCGTTGTCGCCGTCGGGTCGGCACAGGGTTCCCGAAGCGTACGGCCACAATTCGGCCAGGCTGCGCAGCAACGTGGTCTTGCCGGCCCCCGAGTGCCCGGTGATCACCAGCGAGTCGCCGACGTCCAGCTTCACGTCGAGCGGATCGACCAGCCGGTCTCCGTCCGGCGTGCGGACCTCGACGTCGCGAAGCTCAACCGCCGCCTCCTCGCTCGGCTTGATCAGCACCGTCGGCAGCGCGCGGCCCTGGGCGTTGGCGTCGACCAGCCCGTGCAACCGGATGATCGCCGCCCGGAACGCCGCGAACGCGTCGTAGTTATTGCGGAAGAACGACAGCGATTCCTCGATGTTGCTGAATGCCGTCGCGCTCTGGCCGACATCGCCGAAGTCGATCCGGCCGGCGAACAGCCGCGGCGCCTGGATCACCCACGGCAAGGGCACGATCGCCTGCGACACGGAAAAGTTCCATCCATTGAAGACGATGCTGCGCCGAACGAACTTGCGATAGTTGGCGATGATCGGAGTGAAGCGCCGCCACAGTTGCGCCCGTTCGACTCGCTCGCCCCGGTAGAAGCCCACCTCCTCAGCGGCGTCGCGCAATCGCACCAGCGCGTAACGAAATGCGGCGTTGAGTTTTTCGTTGTTGAAGCTGAGCCAAATCAGTGGATGGCCCAGCCAGACCGCGACCACCGTCGCGACCAGCACATAGACCAGAACGGTCCAGAACATCGCGCGCGGAAACTCCACCCCGAAAACATCCAGGTCACCGGACAGGTTCCACAGGATCGCCGCGAACGAGATCACCGAGGCCACCGCGTTGACGGCCCCGAACAGCAGGGTGCTGCCCGTCCCGTTGGACGGGATGTTCGGGGTGCCACCGGCGTTCGCGGTGAAGATATCGATGTCCTGCTGGATGCGCTGGTCGGGGTTGTCGATGGTGTTGTCGATGAACAGATCCCGGTAGTAGGCCTTGCCGTCGAGCCAGTCGTCGGTGAGGTTGGCGGTCAGCCAGACGCGCCAGGCGATGACGAATCGCTGCGTCAGGTAGATGTCTGCCATGATCCGGGCAACATACAAGACGGCCAGCACGCTGAAAATCAGGATCGACATCCAAAAGCCATGAATGCCGGATTGTTTGACGCCGTCGTCGCCCGCCGCCATCCCCTGGACCGCTTTTTGCACCGCCGTATACAGATCGTTGCCCTGGTAGCTGAACAACACCGAGAGACGCACCGTGACGATCACCGACAACAACAGCACACCAAGCATCAACCAGACACGGACGCTGCGCGCCCCGACGAAATAGCCGTGGGTGATCCGCCAGAATTGCCGGCCCCAGGACGTGAAATACCTGAACAGAACCAGCACTACCAGCACGCACACGGCGCTGATCGCCCACGCGATGGCGACCCACCACAAGGAATCCATCGGTGCCGTCGACCAGTTGATCGACGGCGTAAACGGCTTCGGGCCCAAGGTCGACGTCTCCTTACGGTCGAGGTCTTCGGACTGCTCCGCAACACAAATCCTGCGCCGAAGGTACCCGAAGCCGCGGATAGGCTGCGGAGATGAGCACCGACTCCGTCTCCACCCAAACGATGCACGCCGGCCGGCTGATCGCTCGCCGGCTGAAGGCGAGCGGTGTCGACACCGTCTTCACGTTATCGGGCGGCCACCTATTTTCGATCTACGACGGGTGCCATGACGAGGGCATCCGGCTGGTCGACACCCGCCACGAGCAGACCGCGACGTTCGCCGCCGAGGGCTGGTCGAAAGTGACCCGGGTGCCGGGCGTGGCCGCGCTCACCGCCGGGCCCGGCGTCACGAACGGGATGAGCGCGATGGCGGCAGCGCAGCAGAACCGGTCGCCGCTGGTGGTGTTGGGCGGCCGTGCCCCCGCGGCGCGCTGGGGCATGGGCTCGCTGCAGGAGATCGACCACGTGCCGTTCGTGGCCCCGCTGGCTCGCTTCGCGGCGACCGCGCAGTCCGCCGCGGACGCCGGCCTGCTGGTGGACGAGGCCCTGCGGGCGGCGGTCGGCGTGCCGTCGGGCGTGGGATTCGTCGACTTCCCGATGGACTACGTGTTTTCCATGTCGAAGGATGACGGCCGGCCCGGCGCCCTGACCGTCGCGCCGCCGGCAACGACCCCGGACGGTGAAGCGCTCGACCGGGCCGCCCGCCTGCTGTCCGCCGCGCGCCGGCCGGTGATCATGGCGGGCACCAACGTCTGGTGGGGACACGCGGAGGCGGCGCTGCTGCGTCTGGCCGAGGACCGGCAGATTCCGGTGCTGATGAACGGGATGGCCCGCGGCGCGGTGCCCGCCGACCACGCGATGGCGTTCTCGCGGGCGCGGGCGAAGGCACTGGGGGAGGCCGACGTGGCGTTGGTCGTCGGCGTGCCGATGGATTTCCGGCTCGGCTTCGGCAAGGTGTTCGGGTCGCAAACCCAGCTCGTCGTGGCGGACCGCACGGAGCCCGACCGCGAGTATCCGCGTCCCATCGCGGCCGGGCTCTACGGGGATCTGACGGCGATCCTGTCCGCGCTGACCGGGGCGCGTGGCACCGACCATCGGGACTGGGTCGACGAGCTGCGGACGGCCGAGACCACGGCGCGTGGCCTGGAAATGGCGGAGCTCGGCGACGACCGGATCCCGCTGCATCCGATGCGGGTGTACGCGGAGCTGGCGCCGCTGCTGGACCGCGATGCCATTGTCGTCATCGACGCCGGCGACTTCGGGTCGTATGCGGGCCGGGTGATCGACAGCTATCTGCCGGGCTGCTGGCTGGACAGCGGCCCCTTCGGCTGCCTTGGTTCGGGCCCCGGTTACGCCCTGGCCGCCAAGTTGGCCCGGCCGGACCGCCAAGTGGTGCTGCTGCAGGGCGACGGCGCGTTCGGCTTCAGCGGCATGGAGTGGGACACCCTGGTCCGACACCGGGTGCCGGTCGTGTCGGTGATCGGCAACAACGGAATCTGGGGCCTGGAAAAGCACCCCATGGAGGCGTTGTACGGCTATTCGGTGGCGGCGGAGTTGCGTCCGGGCACGCGCTACGACGAGGTGGTGCGCGCCCTGGGTGGCCACGGCGAACTGGTGGCCGCGCCCGCCGAGCTGCGGCCGGCGCTGGAACGTGCCTTCGCCAGTGGCCTGCCCGCCGTCGTCAACGTGCTCACCGACCCGAGCGTCGCCTACCCACGCCGATCCAACCTGGCTTGAGGGCCAGCCCGCGCCAGCCCGCGCCGGGTCGCGAGCGTGCGCGCTTGTACGTCGCCACGCGGCGTGTCGCGTGCAAACGCGCACGCTCGCGCCGGCTGGGGGTCGCGTACCGTTGTTCTGTGTCAAAGACCACCCGCACGCAACCCAGCCGTTTGAGCAGCCGATTTTGGCGACTGCTCGGCGCTAGCACGGAAAAGAACCGAAGCCGCTCCCTCACCGAGGTCACTTCCTCGTCGAAATACGACGAGGAAGCCGCCGGCCTCACCGACGAGCAGCTGCTCAAGGCCGCCGGCCTGCTCAACCTCAAGGATCTGGCGGAGTCCGGCGACATCGCGCAGTTCCTCGCGATCGCCCGGGAAGCCGCGGAAAGGACGACCGCGCTTCGTCCATTTGACGTGCAGCT
The nucleotide sequence above comes from Mycobacterium malmoense. Encoded proteins:
- a CDS encoding acetolactate synthase, with the protein product MSTDSVSTQTMHAGRLIARRLKASGVDTVFTLSGGHLFSIYDGCHDEGIRLVDTRHEQTATFAAEGWSKVTRVPGVAALTAGPGVTNGMSAMAAAQQNRSPLVVLGGRAPAARWGMGSLQEIDHVPFVAPLARFAATAQSAADAGLLVDEALRAAVGVPSGVGFVDFPMDYVFSMSKDDGRPGALTVAPPATTPDGEALDRAARLLSAARRPVIMAGTNVWWGHAEAALLRLAEDRQIPVLMNGMARGAVPADHAMAFSRARAKALGEADVALVVGVPMDFRLGFGKVFGSQTQLVVADRTEPDREYPRPIAAGLYGDLTAILSALTGARGTDHRDWVDELRTAETTARGLEMAELGDDRIPLHPMRVYAELAPLLDRDAIVVIDAGDFGSYAGRVIDSYLPGCWLDSGPFGCLGSGPGYALAAKLARPDRQVVLLQGDGAFGFSGMEWDTLVRHRVPVVSVIGNNGIWGLEKHPMEALYGYSVAAELRPGTRYDEVVRALGGHGELVAAPAELRPALERAFASGLPAVVNVLTDPSVAYPRRSNLA